The following proteins are encoded in a genomic region of Sorangiineae bacterium MSr12523:
- a CDS encoding biotin-independent malonate decarboxylase subunit beta, with translation MMAESFIEKRARERVRSLLDPGTFRELLGPFDRVMSPWLPMQRIVPQADDGVVIARGTMGGKSVMIGAFEGAFQGGSIGEVSGSKLAAALELTLDECEKGNTTYPVLLLETGGVRLQEANLGLAVIAEIHAAIVALLPHVPVVGVIAGMVGCFGGMSLTAGLCSHVIMTRQARLGMNGPEVIEQEAGIGELDAGNPRLVWSIFGGEARHRDHLVDALVADDVRAMREAIRGAWS, from the coding sequence ATGATGGCCGAAAGCTTCATCGAAAAACGGGCCCGCGAACGCGTTCGAAGTTTGCTCGACCCGGGCACCTTCCGCGAGCTGTTGGGGCCCTTCGACCGGGTGATGTCTCCATGGTTGCCCATGCAACGAATCGTCCCCCAAGCCGACGACGGCGTGGTGATTGCGCGCGGTACGATGGGTGGAAAGTCCGTGATGATCGGCGCGTTCGAAGGCGCCTTTCAGGGCGGGAGCATCGGCGAAGTGTCGGGCAGCAAGCTTGCCGCCGCCCTCGAGCTCACCTTGGATGAATGCGAAAAAGGAAATACGACGTACCCCGTTCTTCTCTTGGAGACGGGTGGCGTAAGGCTGCAGGAGGCGAACTTGGGGCTGGCCGTGATTGCCGAGATCCACGCGGCGATTGTTGCGCTGCTGCCGCACGTGCCCGTGGTGGGCGTGATTGCGGGCATGGTCGGCTGCTTTGGCGGCATGTCGCTCACGGCGGGTCTGTGCAGCCACGTGATCATGACGCGTCAGGCGCGCCTTGGGATGAATGGGCCCGAGGTCATCGAGCAGGAGGCGGGCATCGGCGAGCTCGATGCGGGAAACCCTCGGCTCGTGTGGAGCATCTTCGGCGGCGAGGCCCGCCATCGCGACCACTTGGTGGACGCCTTGGTGGCCGACGACGTTCGCGCGATGCGCGAGGCCATTCGCGGGGCGTGGTCATGA
- a CDS encoding LysR family transcriptional regulator, with protein MQSIDANLLLALDALLREGSVFGAARRMNLSPPAMSRTLARLREATGDALFVRAGHRMVPTPRALALRERVRAAAEEVRSILHPDEPLDLATLDRAFTVRANDYLAVIVGDTFDTIARKEAPNVRIAIIPEGPGAEDDEPLRAGELDLDIGVQSGFGPEMRIQTLYRDHMVAIVRADHRLARKRLTPERFATAAGHVSMSRRGKGTGLIDAKLAELGLQRRVERVFPTYLACAWAVANSDRIAIAPSRLAQRIAPVFGLRLLAIPLELEPIALAQSWHPRFDGDAAHTWLRHAMRRAFEAHALR; from the coding sequence ATGCAATCCATCGATGCGAACCTGCTCCTCGCGCTCGACGCCCTTCTGCGCGAGGGAAGCGTCTTCGGCGCCGCGCGGAGGATGAACCTCAGTCCACCGGCGATGAGCCGCACCCTCGCCCGCCTTCGCGAGGCCACGGGGGATGCGCTCTTCGTCCGCGCCGGCCATCGCATGGTGCCCACCCCGCGCGCGCTCGCCTTGCGCGAACGCGTGCGCGCGGCAGCCGAAGAAGTGCGCAGCATTCTGCACCCCGACGAGCCGCTCGATCTCGCGACCCTCGACCGCGCCTTCACCGTCCGTGCGAACGATTACCTCGCCGTCATCGTGGGCGATACCTTCGACACCATCGCGCGCAAAGAGGCGCCGAACGTGCGCATCGCCATCATCCCCGAGGGCCCCGGTGCCGAGGACGACGAGCCACTGCGCGCCGGCGAGCTCGATTTGGACATCGGCGTGCAAAGCGGTTTTGGCCCCGAGATGCGCATTCAGACCTTGTACCGCGATCACATGGTGGCCATCGTACGCGCCGACCATCGCCTTGCGCGAAAGCGCCTCACGCCGGAGCGCTTCGCCACGGCGGCCGGCCACGTCTCCATGTCACGGCGGGGCAAGGGCACGGGCCTCATCGATGCAAAGCTCGCCGAACTCGGTCTTCAACGCCGCGTCGAGCGCGTCTTCCCGACGTACCTCGCGTGCGCCTGGGCGGTGGCGAACAGCGACCGCATCGCCATCGCGCCTTCCCGCCTCGCCCAGCGCATCGCCCCCGTGTTCGGCCTCCGCTTGCTGGCCATTCCCCTCGAGCTCGAGCCCATCGCCCTCGCCCAAAGCTGGCACCCGCGCTTCGATGGCGATGCGGCGCACACGTGGCTGCGCCACGCCATGCGCCGCGCCTTCGAAGCTCACGCTTTGCGGTAG
- the rpmG gene encoding 50S ribosomal protein L33, whose amino-acid sequence MRDTIQLVSTAGTGYSYVTTKNKRTSQGKLEIKKYDPVARKHVLFVEKKISKG is encoded by the coding sequence ATGCGCGATACCATCCAGCTCGTTTCCACGGCCGGCACCGGCTACAGTTACGTGACCACCAAGAACAAGCGAACCTCGCAGGGCAAGCTCGAGATCAAGAAGTACGACCCGGTTGCCCGGAAGCACGTGTTGTTCGTGGAAAAGAAAATCTCGAAGGGTTGA
- a CDS encoding malonate decarboxylase holo-ACP synthase has product MNTVHDLLRIGGALEEHGDAPAWVEGALRRAPWVVVRRGPSPPSCIAVGIRGSTRDQRFATFVRAERVLQCITPEHLATHRVWRASHRLRRIAALSALEAIAPVLDGTGLGWGPAGSVGFELASGVDTAREGSDLDLVIRAQTPLPRPQARALVAVLSRQPVAVDVRIETPAGAIALAELASSAPTILLRTHEGVRLVSDPWSIA; this is encoded by the coding sequence GTGAACACGGTCCACGATTTGCTCCGCATCGGGGGCGCGCTGGAGGAGCATGGCGATGCTCCCGCATGGGTCGAAGGAGCTCTTCGTCGGGCTCCTTGGGTCGTGGTGCGCCGCGGGCCATCACCTCCGTCGTGCATCGCGGTGGGCATTCGCGGGAGCACGCGCGATCAACGCTTTGCGACATTCGTCCGCGCCGAGCGCGTTCTGCAGTGCATCACCCCCGAGCACCTGGCCACGCATCGTGTGTGGCGAGCGAGCCATCGCCTTCGACGTATTGCCGCGCTGTCCGCGCTGGAGGCCATCGCCCCGGTGCTCGATGGCACGGGCCTCGGCTGGGGGCCTGCGGGAAGCGTCGGCTTCGAACTGGCCAGTGGCGTCGACACCGCACGCGAGGGCAGCGATCTGGATCTCGTGATCCGCGCCCAAACCCCGCTTCCGCGGCCGCAGGCGCGCGCCCTCGTCGCGGTTCTTTCGCGGCAGCCGGTGGCCGTGGACGTGCGCATCGAAACCCCGGCAGGCGCCATCGCGCTCGCCGAGCTCGCGTCCTCCGCGCCAACGATCTTGCTCCGCACCCACGAGGGCGTCCGCCTCGTGTCCGATCCGTGGTCCATCGCATGA
- a CDS encoding malonate decarboxylase subunit delta → METLTFEYPAEHSRDGARAHVGVVGSGDLEILFEPCEGDRSQVTVLTSVDGYGEIWKHVLDRFFSRYTAAVRVEIHDFGATPGVVLLRLEQAAEASRT, encoded by the coding sequence ATGGAAACATTGACCTTCGAATACCCCGCTGAACATTCCCGAGATGGTGCCCGCGCACACGTCGGCGTCGTCGGCTCGGGCGATCTGGAGATTTTGTTCGAGCCTTGCGAAGGCGATCGCTCCCAGGTCACCGTGCTCACCAGCGTCGACGGATATGGCGAGATATGGAAACACGTTCTCGACCGATTCTTCAGCCGCTACACGGCGGCCGTGCGCGTGGAGATCCACGATTTCGGCGCCACGCCCGGGGTGGTTTTGCTCCGCCTGGAACAGGCGGCGGAGGCAAGCCGCACATGA
- the mdcA gene encoding malonate decarboxylase subunit alpha: MKAWATRRADKERRMAAVGGPGEIPRERIVETLQTLIAPGDRVALEGDNQKQADFLSRSLAEVDPSHVHDVHLLISSIARPEHLALFERGIARRVDFSYAGPQSLRLAQMVEDGQLEIGAIHTYVELYARMFVDLTPQVALVCAEMADAEGNLYTGPNTEDTPTIVEATAFRHGIVIAQVNERVEKLPRVDIPGSWVDFVVVADKPFAVEPLFTRDPRHITELQILMAMMVIRGIYERYKVTSLNHGIGFDTAAIELLLPTYGESLGLRGSICTHWALNPHPTLIPAIESGWVQSVHCFGSEVGMEEYVRARPDVFFTGPDGSLRSNRVLCQLAGQYGVDLFIGSTLQMDGDANSSTVTSGRLAGFGGAPNMGHDPRGRRHASPAWLQLITGNGPIVRGRKLVVQLAETFHKGGVPAFVESLDAVELGQKSGMPIAPVMIYGDDVSHVVTEEGIAYLYKSDSQEERRAALSAIAGVTSIGLRADAKRTAELRARGVVAFPEDLGVRRSDARRSMLAARSIDDLVTWSGGLYAPPARFRSW; encoded by the coding sequence ATGAAAGCGTGGGCCACGCGCCGCGCGGACAAGGAACGCCGGATGGCGGCCGTCGGTGGCCCAGGAGAAATCCCGCGCGAGCGCATCGTGGAAACCTTGCAAACGCTGATTGCGCCGGGCGATCGCGTGGCCCTCGAGGGGGACAATCAGAAGCAGGCCGACTTTCTTTCGCGATCCTTGGCCGAGGTCGATCCCTCGCACGTGCACGACGTGCATCTTCTCATTTCGAGCATCGCCCGGCCGGAACATCTGGCGCTGTTCGAGCGCGGCATCGCCCGCCGCGTGGACTTTTCGTACGCCGGGCCGCAGAGCCTTCGCCTCGCGCAAATGGTGGAGGATGGGCAGCTCGAGATCGGGGCCATCCACACGTACGTGGAACTTTACGCGCGCATGTTCGTCGACTTGACGCCGCAGGTAGCGCTGGTGTGCGCGGAAATGGCCGATGCCGAGGGCAACCTCTACACGGGCCCCAACACCGAGGACACGCCCACCATCGTGGAGGCCACGGCCTTCCGGCACGGCATCGTCATCGCGCAGGTGAACGAGCGCGTGGAAAAGCTGCCCCGTGTGGACATTCCTGGCTCCTGGGTCGATTTCGTCGTCGTCGCCGACAAGCCCTTTGCCGTCGAGCCGCTGTTCACCCGCGATCCGCGGCACATCACCGAGCTGCAGATCCTCATGGCCATGATGGTCATCCGCGGCATCTACGAGCGCTACAAGGTTACGTCGCTCAACCATGGCATCGGCTTCGATACGGCGGCCATCGAGCTCTTGCTCCCCACGTACGGCGAGTCGCTGGGATTGCGCGGCAGCATCTGCACGCACTGGGCGCTCAATCCGCACCCCACGCTCATTCCGGCCATCGAGAGCGGCTGGGTCCAGAGCGTGCACTGCTTCGGCAGCGAGGTCGGTATGGAGGAATACGTCCGCGCACGGCCCGACGTGTTCTTCACGGGCCCCGACGGGAGCCTGCGTTCGAATCGCGTGCTGTGCCAGCTCGCGGGGCAATACGGTGTGGATCTCTTCATCGGCTCCACCTTGCAGATGGATGGCGATGCCAACTCGTCCACTGTGACGAGCGGCCGGCTCGCGGGCTTCGGCGGCGCGCCGAACATGGGGCATGATCCGCGCGGGCGGCGGCATGCGAGCCCCGCGTGGCTTCAGTTGATCACGGGGAACGGCCCCATCGTGCGCGGGCGCAAGCTGGTGGTGCAACTCGCGGAGACGTTTCACAAGGGCGGCGTGCCGGCCTTCGTCGAGTCGCTCGATGCCGTGGAACTCGGACAAAAGAGCGGTATGCCCATCGCGCCCGTCATGATTTACGGCGACGACGTGAGCCACGTGGTCACCGAGGAAGGCATTGCCTACTTGTACAAATCGGACAGCCAGGAAGAGCGGCGGGCTGCGCTCTCGGCCATTGCGGGGGTCACCTCCATCGGGCTGCGGGCGGATGCCAAGCGCACCGCGGAGCTGCGTGCGCGCGGTGTGGTGGCCTTTCCCGAGGACCTCGGCGTGCGGCGCAGCGATGCACGAAGATCGATGCTCGCCGCGCGCAGCATCGACGATCTGGTCACGTGGTCCGGCGGGCTCTATGCACCGCCCGCGCGCTTTCGGAGTTGGTAG
- a CDS encoding GntR family transcriptional regulator, which translates to MSRPPLSPPNDKKSRSGLQRVAAKDVRTSIPQAIAHELRRAIVEGRLAPGEPLRQDALAKHFEVSAIPVREALRRLETEGWITFSPNKGVQVSPMSADEAKEIYEIRAALESLAIGLAIPRHTPETLAVSAALLEKATDERAEARYVAHNEHFHMSLYAPAGRPHLMEMIENLHRRGERYLRLKFGLPSYKEQSDDEHAAIFKACRKGNVSRAQELLTRHLLSTGELLEAFLRERSTP; encoded by the coding sequence GTGAGCCGGCCCCCTCTTTCTCCTCCGAACGACAAAAAATCGCGCAGCGGACTTCAACGCGTTGCGGCGAAAGATGTACGCACAAGCATCCCGCAGGCCATCGCACACGAGTTGCGCCGGGCCATCGTGGAGGGGCGGCTCGCACCGGGTGAGCCTTTGCGCCAAGACGCGCTGGCAAAGCACTTCGAGGTCAGCGCCATTCCGGTGCGGGAAGCCTTACGGCGACTGGAGACCGAGGGGTGGATCACCTTCTCGCCCAACAAAGGCGTTCAGGTGAGCCCCATGAGCGCGGACGAGGCCAAGGAGATTTACGAGATCCGGGCCGCACTGGAGAGCCTCGCCATCGGTCTGGCCATTCCGCGGCACACGCCGGAGACGCTCGCCGTGTCCGCCGCCTTGCTCGAAAAGGCCACCGACGAGCGGGCCGAGGCACGCTACGTCGCGCACAACGAGCACTTCCATATGAGCCTCTACGCGCCGGCGGGGCGGCCCCATTTGATGGAGATGATCGAGAACCTGCATCGCCGCGGCGAGCGCTACCTGCGTCTCAAGTTCGGATTGCCCAGCTACAAAGAGCAATCGGACGACGAGCACGCCGCCATTTTCAAGGCGTGCCGCAAGGGCAATGTATCCCGGGCCCAGGAGCTGCTCACGCGGCACTTGTTGAGCACGGGGGAGCTGCTCGAGGCCTTTTTGCGAGAGAGGAGCACGCCATGA
- a CDS encoding triphosphoribosyl-dephospho-CoA synthase encodes MESLGRFAVDALVDEATLTPKPALVDARSSGVHRDLDLPRMLRSAASLRPTFDALAREATGRSPSQRLRERLAHIGRCGEEAMLAATGGSNSHRGAIWIVGLLVAGAAMRGAAGGADGIAKTAAAVAQFPDRLAPHRASNGARACARFGVAGARGEAHAGFPHAVRIGLPALHAARARGVAEANARLDALMAIMAHIDDTCLLHRGGQRALDTAKMGARRVLAGGGTSRPEGRRALDALDAELVALRASPGGAADMLAATLFLDRCTAWKH; translated from the coding sequence ATGGAGTCGTTGGGGCGATTCGCCGTAGACGCGCTGGTGGACGAGGCGACGCTCACGCCGAAGCCCGCACTGGTCGATGCCCGAAGCAGCGGCGTGCACCGCGATCTGGATCTGCCGCGCATGCTTCGCTCGGCCGCGTCGCTCCGTCCGACGTTCGATGCGCTCGCGCGCGAGGCAACGGGGCGCTCGCCGAGTCAACGGCTGCGCGAACGGCTCGCGCACATCGGGCGGTGCGGTGAAGAGGCCATGCTCGCGGCGACGGGCGGAAGCAATTCGCACCGAGGTGCCATTTGGATCGTGGGCCTTCTCGTCGCCGGTGCGGCCATGCGCGGCGCCGCTGGGGGTGCGGACGGCATTGCGAAAACGGCGGCCGCCGTGGCCCAATTTCCCGATCGGCTCGCACCGCATCGTGCTTCCAACGGCGCACGGGCATGCGCGCGGTTCGGTGTCGCAGGGGCGCGCGGGGAGGCCCACGCGGGATTTCCACACGCGGTTCGAATCGGCCTGCCCGCGTTGCATGCAGCGCGGGCGCGCGGCGTGGCCGAGGCGAATGCGCGGCTCGATGCCTTGATGGCGATCATGGCCCACATCGATGATACGTGCCTCTTGCACCGCGGTGGTCAGCGCGCGCTGGACACCGCGAAAATGGGCGCGCGGCGCGTTCTCGCCGGCGGAGGCACCTCGCGGCCCGAAGGCCGACGCGCGCTCGATGCTCTCGATGCCGAGCTCGTGGCCTTGCGCGCTTCGCCAGGTGGCGCGGCGGACATGCTGGCGGCCACGCTTTTTCTGGATCGGTGCACCGCATGGAAACATTGA
- the mdcE gene encoding biotin-independent malonate decarboxylase subunit gamma yields MRGATWFTALAGGQAPELRHSAAVWAADAALEGEHARFIAVVPDPANRFPRARHGEVGIEQARALALEVRAVIGQAMRPIVAIVDVRSQAYGRQEEVLGLHRACADAVAAYAEARRAGHPLIALIVGRAMSGAFLAHGYQANRILALDDPEVLVHAMSKEAAARVTRRTVAELEALGEEVLPMSYSIRAYEQLGLLHALIGGVNADAPSKDDVLRVKDELVRAVHDARQGPRDLSSRLASPQAHRTRAASLEVRRLMARQWNA; encoded by the coding sequence ATGAGGGGCGCGACCTGGTTCACGGCGCTGGCGGGCGGACAGGCGCCCGAACTTCGGCATTCGGCGGCGGTCTGGGCGGCCGACGCGGCATTGGAAGGCGAGCATGCGCGGTTCATCGCGGTCGTACCCGATCCCGCGAATCGCTTTCCACGCGCCCGCCACGGCGAGGTGGGCATCGAGCAAGCGCGCGCACTGGCCCTCGAGGTGCGCGCGGTCATCGGGCAAGCGATGCGGCCCATCGTGGCGATCGTGGATGTGAGGAGCCAGGCTTACGGCCGCCAGGAGGAGGTCCTCGGGCTGCATCGCGCATGCGCCGATGCGGTGGCGGCCTACGCGGAGGCGCGTCGTGCTGGCCATCCGCTCATCGCGCTCATCGTGGGACGGGCCATGTCGGGTGCCTTTCTCGCGCACGGTTACCAGGCAAACCGCATCCTCGCGTTGGACGATCCCGAGGTGCTCGTGCACGCGATGAGCAAAGAGGCGGCGGCCCGGGTAACCCGCCGCACGGTGGCGGAGCTCGAGGCCTTGGGCGAGGAAGTGCTCCCCATGTCGTATTCGATTCGCGCTTACGAACAGCTGGGCCTCTTGCATGCGCTGATCGGTGGCGTGAACGCCGATGCTCCGTCGAAAGACGACGTGTTGCGCGTCAAAGACGAACTCGTGCGGGCCGTGCACGACGCTCGACAGGGGCCACGCGATTTGAGCAGCCGGCTCGCCTCCCCTCAGGCCCATCGAACGCGGGCGGCATCCCTCGAGGTGCGCCGGCTCATGGCACGGCAATGGAACGCGTGA
- the mdcH gene encoding malonate decarboxylase subunit epsilon: MTACVAFLFPGQGAQSPGFLHALPPHPAITATLDEACHALNTSLDKLDASDALHSTVGVQLATLVAGVAAARALAAEGALPFAVAGLSIGSYAAAVACGTLAFRDALHLAQLRALYMERAYPRGYGMAAITGLTERHVTRLIQPIDGVYLANINAPTQLVLAGADAGLEAAMASARKAGARTVRRLDIAVPSHCILQQNAAEQLLKAFDGVKLEPPRIPCVGNVGGRALHTADAIRNDLATNLARPVRWHDATRVLYELGARVFVELPPGHALSDLAREAFPDARTLAMENQSPEAIAGVLTQRQGTGV; the protein is encoded by the coding sequence ATGACCGCGTGCGTCGCCTTCCTCTTTCCGGGCCAAGGCGCCCAGAGCCCCGGCTTCTTGCACGCGCTTCCGCCACACCCCGCGATCACCGCCACCCTCGACGAAGCCTGCCATGCGCTGAACACATCGCTCGACAAGCTCGATGCGTCCGACGCATTGCACTCGACCGTGGGCGTGCAGCTCGCAACGCTCGTCGCCGGCGTTGCAGCCGCCCGCGCCTTGGCGGCGGAAGGAGCCCTCCCCTTCGCCGTGGCCGGGCTCTCGATTGGAAGCTACGCCGCCGCCGTCGCATGCGGGACTCTCGCCTTTCGCGATGCCCTGCACCTCGCGCAACTACGTGCACTCTACATGGAACGCGCCTATCCGCGTGGCTATGGCATGGCCGCCATCACCGGGCTTACCGAGCGCCATGTGACGCGCCTCATTCAGCCGATCGACGGCGTCTACCTCGCCAACATCAACGCCCCCACGCAGCTCGTCCTCGCAGGCGCCGATGCCGGCCTCGAGGCCGCGATGGCCTCCGCGCGAAAGGCCGGCGCTCGCACCGTCCGGCGGCTCGACATCGCCGTTCCTTCCCATTGCATTTTGCAGCAAAACGCGGCCGAGCAGCTCCTGAAAGCCTTCGACGGCGTCAAGCTCGAGCCACCGCGCATCCCTTGTGTCGGAAACGTCGGCGGCCGCGCACTCCACACCGCCGACGCCATTCGGAACGATCTCGCTACGAACCTCGCCCGCCCCGTGCGCTGGCACGATGCGACCCGCGTGCTCTACGAATTGGGCGCGCGCGTCTTCGTCGAACTACCTCCCGGGCACGCGCTCAGCGATCTGGCACGCGAAGCGTTCCCCGACGCACGCACCCTGGCCATGGAGAATCAATCCCCCGAGGCGATCGCCGGCGTGCTCACCCAACGTCAGGGAACGGGCGTGTAA
- a CDS encoding MFS transporter encodes MTTLLLPLCTVLFLCYATIGLPLPVLPGHVHHTLGFDAFLVALTIGVQSVSTLATRHLAGTMVDVRGPRRAVWAGALVCTLACGVYLASIPFAAHSHAASLDVLLFGRAILGFGESLVTTGVLTWSVALVGRERAGRAMAWVGISMYGALAVGAPVGAAIAKAYGFAGVSAAAMAAPLLGILVMRASPDVKPAGAARTPFHRVLGVVWRQGAGLTLATLGFGTLAAFGPLYYQAHGWSGSAVALTAFGAAYIFARLLFGTFPDRFGGTRVAVVSLTVEILGQLLLAQAGSPAGAIAGATLTGFGFSLVFPSLGVEAVRHAPPANRGVVLGAYVAFFDVAIGLLVPLSGGLVRAMGYGAAFLAGAAASGVALVLTLNPSRFSFPRTTRASGQPGRTS; translated from the coding sequence ATGACGACCCTCCTGCTTCCTCTCTGCACCGTTCTCTTCCTTTGCTATGCCACCATCGGGCTGCCATTGCCCGTGTTGCCCGGGCATGTCCATCACACGCTCGGCTTCGATGCCTTCCTCGTGGCGCTCACCATCGGCGTGCAATCCGTCTCCACCTTGGCGACGCGCCACCTCGCCGGAACGATGGTCGACGTGCGCGGGCCGCGCCGGGCCGTGTGGGCCGGTGCCCTCGTGTGCACGCTCGCATGCGGCGTGTACCTCGCATCCATTCCGTTCGCCGCGCATTCGCATGCGGCCAGCCTCGACGTGCTTCTCTTCGGCCGTGCCATCCTCGGCTTCGGCGAGAGCCTCGTCACCACGGGCGTGCTCACGTGGAGCGTGGCCTTGGTTGGACGCGAGCGCGCAGGCCGCGCCATGGCCTGGGTGGGGATCTCCATGTATGGCGCCCTTGCCGTGGGGGCCCCGGTCGGGGCAGCCATCGCAAAGGCCTATGGCTTTGCCGGTGTTTCCGCGGCCGCGATGGCCGCGCCGCTCCTCGGTATCCTGGTGATGCGCGCCAGTCCCGACGTGAAGCCCGCAGGTGCAGCGCGTACGCCCTTCCACCGCGTTCTCGGCGTCGTCTGGCGTCAGGGCGCGGGCCTCACCTTGGCGACGCTCGGCTTCGGGACCCTCGCGGCATTCGGGCCACTGTATTACCAGGCGCACGGCTGGTCGGGCTCCGCGGTCGCACTCACGGCCTTCGGCGCGGCGTACATCTTCGCGCGCCTTCTGTTCGGCACCTTTCCCGATCGCTTCGGCGGCACGCGCGTGGCGGTGGTTTCGCTGACCGTCGAGATCCTCGGGCAGCTGTTGCTCGCGCAGGCGGGCAGCCCGGCCGGGGCCATCGCCGGTGCCACGCTCACCGGCTTTGGCTTTTCGCTGGTCTTTCCGTCGCTCGGCGTGGAGGCCGTGCGGCACGCACCGCCCGCGAACCGCGGCGTCGTGCTCGGGGCTTACGTGGCCTTTTTCGACGTGGCCATCGGCCTGTTGGTCCCCCTCTCGGGCGGCCTGGTGCGCGCCATGGGCTACGGCGCGGCCTTTCTCGCGGGCGCCGCGGCCTCGGGCGTGGCCCTGGTGCTGACCCTCAACCCTTCGAGATTTTCTTTTCCACGAACAACACGTGCTTCCGGGCAACCGGGTCGTACTTCTTGA
- a CDS encoding cytochrome P460 family protein: MESWLQSGAYKTWHCEGAIHASRAPSPHGFNRICSNDAISANATGTGDWSEGAAAVKELYDSATSTSPSGYAVYLKTSSDSAGGANWYWYERLPGGSISADGLGSSGNAKSTCVGCHAAAGADAAHTPSPGGRDQVYTPVP; this comes from the coding sequence GTGGAATCATGGCTGCAGTCCGGTGCCTACAAAACGTGGCATTGCGAGGGGGCGATTCACGCGTCGCGCGCCCCGTCACCCCATGGGTTCAACCGCATTTGCTCGAACGATGCCATCTCCGCGAATGCCACCGGAACGGGCGATTGGTCCGAAGGTGCGGCCGCCGTGAAAGAGCTTTACGACAGCGCCACCAGCACGAGCCCAAGTGGCTATGCCGTTTACTTGAAAACGAGCTCGGACAGTGCGGGCGGTGCCAATTGGTATTGGTACGAGCGGCTTCCGGGAGGCAGTATTTCGGCCGATGGTTTGGGCAGTAGCGGCAATGCAAAAAGCACGTGCGTGGGTTGCCATGCTGCAGCCGGAGCGGACGCCGCCCACACGCCCTCGCCGGGTGGTCGCGATCAGGTTTACACGCCCGTTCCCTGA
- the zigA gene encoding zinc metallochaperone GTPase ZigA — protein MERLPVTVLSGFLGAGKTTLLNHVLTQREGRRVAVIVNDMSEVNIDAQLVKMGGSSLDRTQEKLVEMSNGCICCTLREDLLIEVGRLAKEGRFDSLLIESTGISEPMPVAATFSFRDEGGFSLSDVAKLDTMVTVVDAVNFLSEYVSEDDLQTRGMALSEDDERSIGDLLVDQVEFASVLVITKTDLVPAEDVARLEAILHHLNPDARIVRAAHGKVALREVLDTGLFDEAKAASSAGWAKEMAGIHTPETEEYGIASFVFRARRPFHPQRLHDFLCTEWDGVLRSKGFFWLATRMNEVGSWSQAGAACQTGRAGFWRAAAPESDWPTSPEALAEIRADWEHPYGDRRQELVLIGMDMNEAALRAGLQACLLTDTEMAGGTDAWGRFFDPFPAWGEEEENSSSAS, from the coding sequence ATGGAACGACTGCCCGTCACGGTGCTCTCCGGATTCCTGGGCGCCGGAAAGACCACACTGTTGAACCACGTACTCACCCAGCGGGAGGGGCGGCGCGTGGCCGTCATCGTCAACGACATGAGCGAGGTGAACATCGACGCCCAGCTCGTGAAAATGGGCGGCTCCTCGCTGGACCGCACCCAGGAAAAGCTGGTGGAGATGTCCAACGGCTGCATCTGCTGCACCTTGCGCGAAGACTTGTTGATCGAGGTGGGGCGTCTGGCCAAGGAAGGCCGGTTCGACAGCCTGCTCATCGAGTCCACGGGCATTTCCGAGCCCATGCCCGTGGCGGCGACGTTTTCCTTTCGCGACGAGGGCGGCTTCTCCCTCTCCGACGTGGCGAAGCTCGACACCATGGTGACGGTGGTCGATGCCGTGAACTTCCTCTCCGAGTACGTCTCGGAGGACGATCTCCAAACGCGCGGCATGGCGCTTTCGGAGGACGATGAACGGAGCATCGGCGATCTGCTGGTCGATCAGGTGGAGTTCGCGAGTGTGCTGGTCATCACCAAGACGGATCTCGTGCCGGCCGAGGACGTGGCGCGGCTCGAGGCTATTTTGCATCACCTGAACCCCGACGCGCGCATCGTGCGTGCTGCGCATGGCAAGGTGGCGTTGCGCGAAGTGCTCGACACGGGCCTTTTCGACGAGGCCAAGGCCGCATCGTCGGCGGGGTGGGCCAAGGAGATGGCGGGCATCCACACGCCGGAGACCGAGGAATACGGCATCGCGAGCTTCGTCTTTCGGGCGCGCCGTCCGTTTCACCCGCAGCGCCTTCACGACTTTCTCTGCACCGAATGGGACGGCGTGCTTCGTTCGAAAGGCTTCTTCTGGCTGGCCACGCGCATGAACGAGGTGGGCTCGTGGTCGCAGGCCGGTGCCGCATGCCAGACCGGCCGCGCCGGTTTCTGGCGGGCGGCTGCCCCCGAGTCCGATTGGCCCACGTCGCCCGAAGCGCTGGCCGAGATCCGCGCCGATTGGGAGCACCCTTATGGCGATCGCCGGCAGGAGCTGGTGCTCATTGGCATGGATATGAATGAGGCAGCGCTGCGTGCGGGGTTGCAGGCGTGCCTGCTGACCGATACGGAGATGGCCGGCGGCACCGACGCATGGGGTCGATTTTTCGACCCATTTCCCGCTTGGGGTGAAGAAGAAGAAAATTCGTCGTCGGCTTCGTGA